A part of Agromyces protaetiae genomic DNA contains:
- a CDS encoding amino-acid N-acetyltransferase has translation MTRFQVRRARTSDVPRIVELVEPLVQRRILLGKERVDLYGSLQEFRVAETDDGDLIGCGALHVMWEDLGEVRTLAVSDEWLSKGVGHALLDTLEHDAREIGLTRLFCLTFEVDFFGRHGFEDMGAETVDPEVYAELVRSHDEGVAEFLDIARVKQNTLGNTRMLKLL, from the coding sequence ATGACCCGTTTCCAGGTGCGCCGGGCGCGCACGAGCGATGTGCCGAGAATCGTCGAGCTCGTGGAGCCCCTCGTTCAGCGACGCATCCTGCTCGGCAAGGAGCGTGTCGACCTGTACGGGTCGCTGCAGGAGTTCCGCGTCGCCGAGACCGACGACGGCGACCTGATCGGCTGCGGCGCCCTCCACGTCATGTGGGAGGACCTCGGCGAGGTGCGCACGCTCGCCGTCTCCGACGAGTGGCTGTCGAAGGGCGTCGGGCACGCCCTGCTCGACACGCTCGAGCACGACGCCCGCGAGATCGGCCTCACCCGTCTGTTCTGCCTCACGTTCGAGGTCGACTTCTTCGGGCGCCACGGCTTCGAGGACATGGGCGCCGAGACCGTCGACCCCGAGGTCTACGCCGAGCTCGTGCGCTCGCACGACGAGGGCGTCGCAGAGTTCCTCGACATCGCGCGCGTCAAGCAGAACACCCTCGGCAACACGCGCATGCTGAAGCTCCTCTGA
- a CDS encoding dehydrogenase → MAGKARKKTQPTVEFRSQALAEALEKQDVAAVALALRYGNTVVPLIKPGPRDKPLDGGEVWTYRDPNTGEIALLLFSDALNKPANLPPAVGLQSPAWLKTFLKRYESTITTVFLDIAGPHPMQASPTELLKALEA, encoded by the coding sequence ATGGCAGGCAAGGCGCGGAAGAAGACGCAACCCACGGTCGAGTTCCGCTCGCAGGCGCTCGCCGAGGCGCTCGAGAAGCAGGATGTCGCGGCCGTCGCCCTCGCGCTCCGCTACGGCAACACCGTGGTGCCGCTCATCAAGCCGGGTCCGCGCGACAAGCCGCTCGACGGCGGCGAGGTGTGGACGTACCGCGACCCCAACACGGGGGAGATCGCACTGCTGCTCTTCAGCGATGCGCTCAACAAGCCCGCGAACCTGCCGCCCGCGGTGGGGCTGCAGAGCCCGGCTTGGCTCAAGACTTTCTTGAAGCGGTACGAGTCGACCATCACGACGGTCTTCCTCGACATCGCTGGGCCGCACCCCATGCAGGCGTCGCCGACCGAACTGCTCAAGGCGCTCGAAGCGTAA
- the radA gene encoding DNA repair protein RadA has product MARPASSFRCSECGWSTVKWVGRCGECQQWGTVADVSEPASLARALKPVAPIGERRARPIAEIDVEDSAAHRPSGISEFDRVLGGGIVAGAAILLSGEPGVGKSTLLLEVAQRVAGTGRRVLYVSAEESAAQVRLRAGRTGALSPELYLAAETDLATVLGQVDAVDPDLLIVDSVQTVSSSQSDGLPGQPSQVREVASTLIRLAKERQLPVLIVGHVTKDGTIAGPRLLEHLVDVVCQFGGDRQTSLRFVRALKNRFGPTDEVGCFEMTGDGIAEVPDPSGLFLSKNRAAVSGTCVTVALEGRRALPVEVQALVVESKAPQPRRVVNGVEPSRVAMILAVLERRAGLRKLAEHDVYVSTVGGMRLIEPAADLAIAVAIASAVRDRAVPHEFAAFGEISLAGEVRPVTAARQRAAEAGRLGYSTILDEGAGSVRAAVERAMLASTSARERELDAAF; this is encoded by the coding sequence ATGGCCAGACCCGCGTCGAGTTTCCGTTGCAGCGAGTGCGGATGGTCGACGGTCAAATGGGTCGGCCGGTGCGGCGAGTGCCAGCAGTGGGGCACCGTGGCGGATGTCTCCGAGCCCGCCTCGCTCGCTCGCGCGCTCAAGCCCGTGGCTCCCATCGGCGAGCGCCGCGCGCGCCCGATCGCCGAGATCGACGTCGAAGACTCGGCGGCGCACCGCCCGTCCGGCATCTCCGAGTTCGACCGTGTGCTCGGCGGCGGCATCGTGGCGGGCGCCGCGATCCTCCTCTCGGGCGAGCCGGGGGTCGGCAAGTCGACGCTCCTGCTCGAGGTCGCACAGCGCGTCGCGGGTACCGGGCGACGTGTGCTCTACGTGAGCGCCGAGGAGTCGGCCGCACAGGTGCGGCTCCGCGCGGGCCGCACGGGTGCGCTGTCGCCCGAGCTCTATCTCGCCGCAGAGACCGACCTCGCGACCGTCCTCGGCCAGGTCGACGCCGTCGACCCCGACCTGCTCATCGTCGACTCGGTGCAGACGGTATCGAGCTCGCAGTCCGACGGTCTGCCGGGGCAGCCGAGCCAGGTGCGCGAGGTCGCGTCGACACTCATCCGGCTCGCCAAAGAGCGGCAGTTGCCCGTGCTCATCGTCGGCCACGTCACGAAAGACGGCACGATCGCGGGTCCCCGCCTGCTCGAACACCTCGTCGACGTCGTGTGCCAGTTCGGGGGCGACCGGCAGACGTCGCTGCGGTTCGTGCGCGCGCTCAAGAACCGGTTCGGCCCGACCGACGAGGTCGGCTGCTTCGAGATGACGGGCGACGGCATCGCCGAGGTGCCCGACCCGTCGGGGCTCTTCCTCTCGAAGAACCGGGCTGCCGTGAGCGGCACGTGCGTGACCGTCGCGCTCGAGGGCCGTCGAGCGCTCCCCGTCGAGGTGCAGGCGCTCGTCGTCGAGTCGAAGGCACCCCAGCCCAGGCGAGTCGTGAACGGCGTCGAGCCGTCGCGCGTCGCCATGATCCTCGCCGTCCTCGAACGGCGTGCGGGCCTCCGAAAGCTCGCCGAGCACGATGTCTACGTGTCGACCGTCGGCGGTATGCGCCTCATCGAACCCGCCGCCGACCTCGCAATCGCCGTCGCGATCGCCTCAGCCGTGCGCGACCGTGCCGTGCCGCACGAGTTCGCCGCCTTCGGCGAGATCAGCCTCGCCGGAGAAGTACGGCCCGTGACCGCCGCGCGCCAGCGCGCCGCCGAGGCCGGGCGGCTCGGATACTCGACCATCCTCGATGAAGGGGCCGGGAGCGTGCGCGCGGCGGTCGAGCGGGCGATGCTCGCGTCGACGAGCGCGCGTGAACGCGAACTCGACGCGGCGTTCTGA
- a CDS encoding SGNH/GDSL hydrolase family protein — protein MTLDLASAARVGSGLRLATATVLGHAGVPKYRELVRENAATLNETLPVHSKWWRERAAAGGDLVYVAIGDSAAQGIGASRPDRSYVGLLAAYAGARVGRDIRAVNLSVSGATTALAVRDQLPKLARLDVEPDLVTVSIGANDIAAWSAREFDRNIRAILDAVPSHAIVADLPCFHLPKGERKVAEANRMLRAAARSRGLVVVPLHAATKRQGVRGILTQFARDMFHPNDDGYEVWAGAFRPAVEARLAALATGVASGGVGGRG, from the coding sequence GTGACCCTCGATCTCGCCTCCGCCGCCCGCGTCGGCAGCGGCCTACGCCTCGCGACCGCGACCGTGCTCGGTCACGCCGGGGTACCGAAGTACCGCGAGCTCGTGCGCGAGAACGCTGCGACCCTCAACGAGACGCTGCCTGTGCACTCGAAGTGGTGGCGCGAGCGCGCCGCGGCGGGCGGCGACCTCGTGTACGTCGCGATCGGCGACTCGGCGGCGCAGGGCATCGGCGCGAGCCGTCCCGACCGCAGTTACGTGGGACTCCTCGCGGCGTACGCGGGCGCACGGGTCGGGCGAGACATCCGAGCCGTCAATTTGAGCGTCTCGGGAGCGACGACCGCGCTCGCGGTGCGCGACCAACTGCCGAAGCTCGCTCGTCTCGACGTCGAGCCCGACCTCGTAACGGTCTCGATCGGCGCGAACGACATCGCGGCGTGGAGCGCTCGCGAGTTCGACCGGAACATCCGCGCGATCCTCGACGCCGTGCCGTCGCACGCGATCGTCGCCGATCTGCCGTGCTTCCATCTTCCGAAGGGCGAGCGCAAGGTCGCCGAGGCGAACCGGATGCTCCGTGCCGCCGCCCGCTCGCGCGGGCTCGTCGTCGTGCCGCTGCACGCAGCGACGAAGCGGCAGGGCGTGCGGGGCATCCTCACGCAGTTCGCGCGCGACATGTTCCACCCGAACGACGACGGGTACGAGGTGTGGGCCGGGGCGTTCCGGCCGGCCGTCGAGGCGCGGCTCGCGGCGCTCGCGACGGGTGTCGCGTCGGGCGGTGTCGGAGGCCGCGGCTAG
- a CDS encoding beta-glucosidase: MEQQLTDDERFGLISSLMVKVFTADGDIRDERVPEHVPQIAGWVRGVPRFGVPDLLITDAALGITNPGGGREGDTATALPAGIALGATFNRALAREVGALLGREARERGFNVLCGGSMNLIRDLHNGRNFEYVSEDPLLSGEIAGETVAGTQSEGVVSLLKHLSLNASETNKFWLDAVIEPAAHRESDLLAFQIGIEIAEPGTIMAGYNKVNGEYSGGNATLLDDIVKGAFGYRGWIMSDWRAVYSWRFAEYGLDQHSGAQLDEEEWFAGPLRAALEAGEFSRARLSDMVRRILRSLFDVGVTGEPGPAVDRAAHARIALEAARQGIVLLKNEGDLLPLSPGEKTIAVIGGHAHLGVPAGSGSSLTLAEGGWPLNTALGGDGPLWRLRREVVHPSAPLEHLRRLHPDATFIYDPALTPAAAAALAKRADIAIVFAVAWEGEGFDSADRSLPRGQDEVIAAVAEANPSTIVVLETGNPPSMPWLDSVPAVVEAWYSGQNGGEAIAEMLTGVVNPSGRLPVTFPASDDQLVFPVTPNYGETWGTAATIEYAEGSDVGYRHHAKHALPPAFAFGHGLSYTEFSYDDVVITAGDGGVQATLTVVNTGGRRGAEVAQFYAIARDGEPRARLLDYERVELDPGESASIVLTADPRLLADFDLESGSWHIRGGEYELAVGRSAVRFEASTTVKIEDVRFGD, from the coding sequence GTGGAGCAGCAGCTCACCGACGACGAGCGATTCGGGCTGATATCCAGCCTCATGGTGAAGGTCTTCACGGCCGACGGCGACATCCGCGACGAACGCGTCCCCGAGCACGTGCCGCAGATCGCGGGGTGGGTTCGGGGCGTTCCGAGATTCGGCGTGCCCGACCTGCTCATCACGGACGCCGCGCTCGGGATCACGAACCCGGGCGGCGGTCGCGAGGGCGACACCGCAACGGCGCTGCCCGCGGGGATCGCGCTCGGCGCCACGTTCAACCGGGCGCTGGCCCGCGAGGTCGGCGCTCTCCTCGGACGCGAGGCGAGGGAGCGGGGGTTCAACGTGCTGTGCGGCGGCAGCATGAACCTCATCCGCGACCTCCACAACGGCCGCAACTTCGAGTATGTCTCCGAAGATCCGCTGCTGAGCGGCGAGATCGCGGGAGAGACCGTCGCCGGAACGCAGTCCGAGGGCGTCGTCTCGCTCCTCAAGCACCTGTCGCTCAACGCGTCGGAGACGAACAAGTTCTGGCTCGACGCGGTGATCGAGCCCGCCGCGCACCGCGAGTCAGACCTCCTCGCCTTCCAGATCGGCATCGAGATCGCCGAGCCGGGCACGATCATGGCCGGCTACAACAAGGTGAACGGCGAATACTCGGGCGGCAACGCGACGCTGCTCGACGACATCGTCAAGGGAGCGTTCGGCTACCGAGGCTGGATCATGTCCGACTGGCGGGCGGTCTACTCCTGGCGGTTCGCGGAGTACGGACTCGACCAGCACTCCGGAGCCCAGCTCGACGAGGAGGAATGGTTCGCAGGTCCCCTGCGAGCGGCACTCGAGGCGGGCGAGTTCTCGCGCGCACGTCTCTCCGACATGGTGCGCCGCATCCTCCGCAGCCTGTTCGACGTCGGAGTGACCGGCGAGCCTGGTCCGGCGGTCGATCGTGCCGCCCATGCGCGGATCGCGCTGGAGGCCGCCCGACAGGGCATCGTGCTGCTCAAGAACGAGGGCGACCTGCTGCCGCTGTCCCCGGGTGAGAAGACGATCGCCGTGATCGGAGGTCACGCCCACCTCGGGGTGCCGGCGGGCTCCGGCTCGAGTCTCACCCTGGCCGAGGGCGGCTGGCCGCTCAACACCGCCCTCGGCGGCGACGGTCCGCTCTGGCGCCTGCGCCGCGAGGTCGTGCATCCCTCGGCACCGCTCGAACACCTGCGCAGGCTCCACCCCGACGCGACATTCATCTACGACCCGGCCCTCACGCCCGCGGCGGCCGCCGCGCTCGCGAAGCGCGCGGACATCGCGATCGTCTTCGCGGTGGCCTGGGAAGGGGAGGGCTTCGACAGCGCCGACCGTTCGCTGCCCCGCGGCCAAGACGAGGTCATCGCCGCCGTCGCCGAAGCGAACCCGTCGACGATCGTCGTGCTCGAGACCGGCAACCCGCCGTCGATGCCGTGGCTCGACTCGGTGCCCGCAGTCGTCGAGGCCTGGTACAGCGGGCAGAACGGCGGGGAGGCCATCGCAGAGATGCTCACCGGCGTCGTCAACCCGAGCGGACGCCTGCCGGTCACCTTCCCCGCCTCCGACGACCAGCTCGTCTTCCCGGTGACCCCGAACTACGGTGAGACCTGGGGCACCGCGGCGACGATCGAATACGCCGAGGGCTCCGACGTCGGGTACCGTCACCACGCGAAGCACGCGCTCCCGCCGGCTTTCGCCTTCGGGCACGGTCTCAGCTACACCGAATTCTCCTACGACGACGTCGTCATCACAGCGGGCGATGGCGGAGTGCAGGCGACGCTCACGGTGGTGAACACGGGCGGGCGCCGGGGCGCCGAGGTCGCCCAGTTCTACGCCATCGCGAGAGACGGCGAGCCGCGCGCGCGCCTGCTCGACTACGAGCGGGTCGAGCTCGATCCCGGCGAGTCGGCGTCGATCGTCCTCACGGCCGATCCGAGGCTGCTTGCCGACTTCGATCTCGAGTCCGGTTCGTGGCATATCCGCGGTGGCGAGTACGAGCTCGCAGTCGGGCGTTCGGCGGTGCGGTTCGAGGCTTCGACGACGGTGAAGATCGAGGATGTCCGTTTCGGCGACTGA
- a CDS encoding VIT1/CCC1 transporter family protein, with translation MSDRAKAAPRSHPDEPHAGSLAQRLNWLRAGVLGANDGIVSVAAIVVGVAAATTDLGPTLTAGAAGLIGGAISMALGEYVSVSSQSDSEKALIAKEQRELAETPEQEFEELVGLYEAQGLAPATARQVALELTEHDVLAAHLSAELNIDPNDVVSPWHAAVASAIAFTIGAVLPMLAILLPPEPWRIPVTFAAVLLALAITGFTAATIGGSSRPRAIARVVIGGALALGATFLIGNLLGTTGVA, from the coding sequence ATGAGCGATCGAGCCAAGGCGGCACCCCGCAGCCACCCCGACGAGCCGCACGCCGGAAGCCTCGCCCAACGCCTCAACTGGCTCCGCGCCGGAGTGCTCGGCGCGAACGACGGCATCGTCTCGGTCGCCGCGATCGTCGTCGGCGTCGCAGCGGCCACGACCGACCTCGGGCCGACCCTCACTGCGGGCGCCGCGGGCCTCATCGGCGGCGCGATCTCGATGGCGCTCGGCGAGTACGTCTCGGTCTCGAGCCAGAGCGACAGCGAGAAGGCGCTCATCGCGAAGGAGCAGCGCGAACTCGCCGAGACCCCCGAGCAGGAGTTCGAAGAACTCGTCGGCCTCTACGAAGCGCAGGGCCTCGCCCCCGCGACCGCCCGACAGGTCGCCCTCGAACTCACCGAGCACGATGTGCTCGCCGCGCACCTCTCGGCCGAGCTCAACATCGACCCGAACGACGTCGTGAGCCCCTGGCATGCGGCCGTGGCATCCGCCATCGCCTTCACGATCGGCGCAGTCCTGCCCATGCTCGCGATCCTCCTGCCGCCCGAGCCGTGGCGCATCCCCGTGACGTTCGCCGCCGTGCTCCTCGCCCTCGCCATCACCGGGTTCACGGCCGCGACGATCGGCGGCAGCTCGCGCCCCCGCGCGATCGCCCGCGTGGTCATCGGCGGCGCGCTCGCGCTCGGCGCGACGTTCCTCATCGGGAATCTGCTGGGGACGACGGGGGTGGCGTAG
- a CDS encoding MerR family transcriptional regulator, translating into MRISELSTAAGLPVATIKYYLREGLLPEGVRTSPTQATYDEVHLRRLRVIRALIESGVSIAETRKVLAAIDDPPQSPHLLLGAAHAAVLPAADDTIDTAEAERLAERLGWQPGMCDEHVLSGLARTLQSISRTGFAVPDDVMDVYLAAMRDLARAEIAGVPTDSPEAAVRYVVLGSVLAEPLLLALRRVAEQIASAERFAAAQSAAGGSTAAPDPTAAPAPTAAPD; encoded by the coding sequence ATGAGAATCTCGGAGCTTTCGACCGCCGCCGGCCTGCCGGTCGCGACGATCAAGTACTACCTGCGCGAGGGCCTGCTGCCCGAAGGCGTCCGCACCTCCCCCACGCAAGCGACCTACGACGAGGTTCACCTTCGGCGTCTCCGAGTCATCCGCGCCCTCATCGAGTCGGGTGTCAGCATCGCCGAGACCCGCAAGGTGCTCGCCGCGATCGACGACCCACCGCAGAGCCCGCACCTGCTCCTCGGCGCCGCCCACGCCGCCGTGCTCCCGGCCGCCGACGACACGATCGACACCGCTGAGGCCGAGCGGCTCGCCGAGCGGCTCGGCTGGCAGCCCGGCATGTGCGACGAGCACGTCTTGTCGGGCCTCGCCCGCACCCTGCAGTCGATCTCCCGCACCGGCTTCGCCGTGCCCGACGACGTCATGGACGTCTACCTCGCGGCCATGCGCGACCTCGCCCGCGCCGAGATCGCGGGCGTTCCGACCGACTCCCCCGAGGCCGCCGTCCGCTACGTCGTGCTCGGGTCGGTGCTCGCAGAGCCCCTGCTCCTCGCCCTCCGTCGCGTCGCCGAGCAGATCGCCTCGGCCGAGCGGTTCGCGGCGGCGCAAAGCGCGGCGGGCGGATCCACCGCCGCGCCCGACCCCACCGCCGCGCCCGCGCCCACCGCCGCGCCCGACTGA
- a CDS encoding DUF4188 domain-containing protein, whose translation MSRVVEGRMTHRYEGELVVFHIGMQINRWWRPDLWLPAFLAMPPMLKELGADPDSGLLGFELLFGPGGPYVVQYWSSVDKLYDYAANPSQAHRPAWTRFNRAARKAPGAIGIWHETFLVDRAESMYVSTKPLGLPKATTLVPVASNHDRARARFADGRTARV comes from the coding sequence ATGAGTCGAGTCGTCGAAGGGCGGATGACCCACCGGTACGAAGGCGAACTCGTCGTCTTCCACATCGGCATGCAGATCAACCGCTGGTGGCGGCCCGACCTGTGGCTTCCCGCGTTCCTCGCCATGCCGCCCATGCTGAAAGAGCTCGGCGCCGACCCCGACTCGGGCCTCCTCGGCTTCGAACTCCTCTTCGGTCCAGGCGGCCCGTACGTCGTGCAGTACTGGTCGTCGGTCGACAAGCTCTACGACTACGCCGCGAACCCGTCGCAAGCGCACCGGCCCGCCTGGACGCGCTTCAACCGGGCGGCGCGCAAGGCGCCCGGCGCCATCGGCATCTGGCACGAGACGTTCCTCGTCGATCGCGCCGAGAGCATGTACGTCTCGACGAAGCCGCTCGGTCTTCCGAAGGCCACGACGCTCGTGCCGGTCGCAAGCAACCACGACCGCGCGAGGGCGCGCTTCGCCGACGGGCGCACGGCGCGCGTGTAG
- a CDS encoding MarR family winged helix-turn-helix transcriptional regulator, with protein sequence MSRPDEDDVDAIIDAWSEILPDVDLTPLDVMSRLRRVAGDLQRARERAFSAAGLRAWEFDILSLLRKAPGDGTMTPSQLSASTRTATGTITYRLDRLTARGLIARHGHPDDLRSRLIELLPEGRTRVEDAMRELVAAEARMLDGLTPAQVATVVESLRAIAATTAAAHVGRSRA encoded by the coding sequence ATGAGCCGACCCGACGAGGACGACGTCGATGCCATCATCGACGCCTGGTCAGAGATCCTGCCCGACGTCGACCTGACGCCGCTCGACGTCATGTCGCGGCTCCGCCGCGTCGCGGGCGACCTTCAGCGGGCGCGCGAGCGCGCGTTCTCGGCCGCGGGGCTCCGGGCGTGGGAGTTCGACATCCTCTCGCTCCTCCGCAAGGCGCCGGGCGACGGCACCATGACGCCCTCGCAGCTCTCGGCCTCGACGCGCACCGCGACGGGCACGATCACCTACCGCCTCGACCGCCTCACGGCGCGCGGCCTCATCGCGCGCCACGGACACCCCGACGACCTCCGCAGCCGCCTGATCGAGCTTCTGCCCGAAGGCCGCACGCGCGTCGAGGACGCCATGCGCGAACTCGTCGCCGCCGAGGCGCGCATGCTCGACGGGCTCACGCCCGCCCAGGTCGCGACGGTCGTCGAGTCGCTGCGCGCGATCGCCGCGACGACGGCTGCCGCGCACGTCGGGCGTTCGCGCGCATGA